A stretch of the Arthrobacter stackebrandtii genome encodes the following:
- a CDS encoding glycerophosphodiester phosphodiesterase: protein MAQGGNLPNRHTAPKPYLDSAHPVGIAHRGFSRDGLENSLTAFHAARELGFAYLETDINTTSDGVAVVFHDATLDRTTDGRGAISELPFEQVRAARIGGREPIATLDEFIEALPGARFNIDVKDSGSVAPLVRAIEHYGLHDRVCVASFSERRRRKVLAGLSRPVASSPGQSLMAAYFLLSPWLPGALVRRLMRSVDVLQIPVAHKGLRLVTAASVGRAHRLGLKVHVWTINEPARMEELLDLGVDGVMTDRADLLAGVMRGRGWQP, encoded by the coding sequence ATGGCGCAAGGCGGCAACCTACCAAATCGGCACACGGCACCCAAGCCGTACCTGGATAGCGCCCACCCGGTGGGGATAGCCCACCGAGGCTTCTCCCGCGACGGGCTGGAAAACTCCCTCACCGCCTTCCATGCCGCCCGCGAGCTGGGGTTTGCGTACCTGGAAACAGACATCAACACCACGTCCGACGGTGTGGCGGTGGTGTTCCACGACGCCACCCTGGACCGCACCACGGACGGCCGGGGCGCCATCTCGGAGCTGCCATTTGAGCAGGTGCGGGCCGCCCGCATCGGCGGCCGGGAACCCATCGCCACCCTGGACGAGTTCATTGAGGCGCTCCCCGGCGCCCGCTTCAACATCGATGTCAAGGACTCCGGCTCCGTGGCGCCGCTGGTCCGCGCCATCGAACACTACGGCCTGCACGACCGCGTCTGCGTCGCCTCCTTCTCCGAGCGGCGGCGCCGCAAGGTGCTGGCCGGGCTGAGCCGCCCGGTGGCCAGCTCGCCGGGGCAGTCGCTTATGGCCGCCTATTTCCTCTTGTCGCCCTGGCTGCCCGGCGCCCTGGTGCGGCGGCTGATGCGCAGCGTGGACGTGCTGCAGATCCCCGTGGCCCACAAGGGCCTGCGGCTCGTCACGGCGGCATCCGTTGGGCGCGCCCACCGGCTGGGCCTGAAGGTGCACGTGTGGACCATCAACGAGCCCGCCCGCATGGAGGAGCTCCTGGACCTGGGCGTGGACGGCGTCATGACGGACCGGGCCGACCTGCTGGCCGGTGTCATGCGCGGGCGCGGCTGGCAACCGTAA
- a CDS encoding HAD-IIB family hydrolase: MRLIASDIDGTILGHDGKISDRTVEAFAAAAEAGIDIVFVTGRPPRWLDPIRDRLGHTGTVICSNGAVSYDLGTERVTGAHVLDWATVDRVRTIVSELAPNPYFALESLTGFHVEKGFHGTRAAASGEFVPGPLTPDMADGGIVKMLAVLHEGSADDFLDLVSPRLSPLLAVTHSAPDLALLEMGPLGVNKAVTLAEYAAARGIEATDVVAFGDMPNDIEMLGWAGAGYAMASGHPQAIAAAALAAPRFEDDGVARVIESRLAALRLA, encoded by the coding sequence ATGCGTTTAATTGCCAGTGACATTGACGGAACCATCCTGGGCCACGACGGTAAGATCAGCGACCGCACCGTGGAGGCCTTCGCCGCTGCCGCCGAGGCAGGCATTGACATTGTGTTCGTGACGGGACGCCCGCCGCGCTGGCTGGACCCCATCCGGGACCGGCTGGGCCACACCGGCACCGTCATCTGCTCCAACGGCGCCGTCAGCTACGATCTCGGCACCGAGCGGGTCACCGGCGCGCACGTCTTGGACTGGGCCACCGTGGACCGGGTCCGCACCATCGTCAGCGAACTGGCGCCGAACCCGTATTTTGCGCTGGAGTCCCTCACCGGCTTCCATGTGGAGAAGGGCTTCCACGGCACCCGCGCGGCTGCCAGCGGCGAGTTCGTCCCCGGCCCCCTCACCCCGGACATGGCCGACGGCGGGATCGTGAAGATGCTCGCCGTGCTGCACGAGGGCAGCGCCGACGACTTCCTGGACCTAGTCAGCCCCCGGCTGAGCCCGCTCCTGGCCGTCACCCACTCCGCCCCGGACCTGGCGCTGCTGGAAATGGGGCCACTGGGCGTCAACAAGGCCGTGACCCTGGCCGAGTATGCGGCCGCCCGCGGCATTGAGGCGACCGACGTCGTGGCCTTCGGCGACATGCCCAACGACATCGAGATGCTCGGCTGGGCCGGTGCCGGCTACGCCATGGCCAGCGGGCACCCCCAGGCGATTGCGGCGGCGGCGCTGGCGGCCCCACGCTTTGAGGACGACGGCGTGGCCCGCGTCATCGAATCCCGGCTGGCTGCGCTGCGGCTGGCCTAG
- a CDS encoding efflux RND transporter periplasmic adaptor subunit: MRFSIRSGFVLLALSVLFPVAVAATVGCSPVHDEVQGAQLAVTPNAPVTVAVQRKDMASVLVLDGAVQSRPVYVISAPATGAMAFADDVAVGASVMKGQTVGTVDDIPVTAVEAGVVSELLAEPGAQVSAKVPLLTVKYGGFGLLAQVPVDKLYRLYSAPVSARASIQYGPAGLGCALTPAAADQVAVPDGGSDGGVGPEFLCLLPADADVVPGLFGSVGIALDKKPGILTLPATAVRGSSQKGVVSKIDGGSTTLVDVQLGISDGVDVEVTGGLKEGDTVSNQAPGLINDAAH; the protein is encoded by the coding sequence ATGCGTTTTTCCATCAGGTCCGGCTTCGTGCTGCTGGCGTTGTCTGTACTGTTTCCCGTGGCTGTGGCGGCCACGGTTGGCTGTTCTCCCGTACATGATGAGGTTCAGGGAGCGCAGCTGGCTGTGACGCCGAACGCGCCTGTGACAGTGGCTGTCCAGCGCAAGGACATGGCCTCCGTTCTGGTCCTGGATGGGGCAGTCCAGTCCAGGCCTGTCTATGTCATATCCGCGCCGGCAACTGGTGCGATGGCCTTTGCCGATGACGTGGCTGTTGGCGCTTCAGTCATGAAGGGCCAAACCGTAGGGACCGTGGACGACATCCCGGTCACTGCCGTTGAGGCGGGAGTGGTTTCCGAGTTGTTGGCGGAGCCGGGAGCGCAGGTATCTGCAAAGGTTCCCCTGCTGACGGTGAAGTACGGCGGCTTTGGGCTGCTGGCCCAAGTTCCCGTGGACAAATTGTACCGGCTGTATTCGGCACCTGTTTCGGCGCGCGCCAGCATCCAGTATGGCCCGGCCGGGCTTGGCTGCGCTCTGACGCCTGCCGCCGCCGACCAGGTTGCCGTTCCGGATGGCGGTTCGGACGGAGGCGTGGGGCCGGAATTCCTATGCCTGCTCCCGGCTGATGCGGACGTGGTTCCGGGCCTCTTTGGTTCCGTTGGCATTGCACTGGACAAGAAGCCGGGGATCCTCACACTTCCGGCCACTGCTGTCCGGGGTAGCTCCCAAAAGGGGGTTGTCAGCAAGATTGACGGTGGGTCAACCACGCTTGTTGACGTCCAGTTGGGTATTTCCGATGGCGTGGACGTTGAGGTCACGGGCGGTCTCAAGGAAGGGGACACGGTCTCCAACCAGGCGCCAGGCTTGATAAATGATGCCGCTCATTAG
- a CDS encoding branched-chain amino acid ABC transporter substrate-binding protein produces MKLRIPRALGMAAVAATVLATTACGGILGGGGEKTADSGPIKVAAVIPLSGSSAPTGAFMKNGMQMAVDEINAKGGVLGRQLQLDAEDEACDPTQAAAAANKAVSNGAVISVGGYCSGATLPTLPIFQKANIPMIIPAANSQDLVNQKLPNVFLINGTGAQQSAAAVKFMVKDGVKSVALVDDNTSYSKDIATETKKDLEADGNVKVALATSVTAGESDYSSVVHDIMGANPDMLYWTGYYQEGGLIINQLKAAGYTGKIMVADGSVDASLIKIAGGSNAEGVLATMTQTPDTIKGAESWIADYTKKFGSAPGPYSTQSYDAVRLAAEAITKAGSTDGTKVIAALEAIDGFELFSGPLKFTPEHTLSSGGFQILVVQDGKFVLKDALS; encoded by the coding sequence ATGAAGCTTCGAATTCCCCGTGCACTCGGCATGGCCGCAGTGGCCGCAACCGTCCTCGCCACCACGGCATGTGGCGGCATTCTCGGCGGGGGAGGTGAGAAAACCGCGGACTCCGGCCCCATCAAGGTTGCAGCCGTCATCCCGCTGTCCGGATCCAGCGCACCCACCGGCGCGTTCATGAAGAACGGCATGCAGATGGCCGTCGACGAGATCAACGCCAAGGGCGGCGTCCTGGGCCGCCAGCTCCAGCTCGACGCCGAGGACGAGGCCTGCGATCCCACCCAGGCCGCGGCGGCCGCCAACAAGGCTGTCTCCAACGGTGCCGTGATCTCCGTGGGCGGCTACTGTTCCGGCGCCACGCTGCCAACGCTGCCGATTTTCCAAAAAGCCAACATCCCCATGATCATTCCCGCCGCCAACTCGCAGGACCTGGTCAACCAGAAGCTGCCCAACGTGTTCCTCATCAACGGAACCGGTGCGCAGCAGTCCGCGGCCGCCGTGAAGTTCATGGTCAAGGACGGGGTGAAGTCCGTGGCACTGGTGGATGACAACACCAGCTATTCCAAGGACATCGCCACCGAGACCAAAAAGGACCTGGAGGCCGACGGCAACGTCAAGGTTGCCCTGGCCACCTCGGTGACTGCCGGTGAAAGCGACTACTCCTCCGTGGTCCACGACATCATGGGCGCCAACCCGGACATGCTCTACTGGACCGGCTACTACCAGGAGGGCGGGCTGATCATCAACCAGCTCAAGGCGGCCGGCTACACAGGCAAGATCATGGTGGCCGACGGCAGTGTTGACGCCTCCCTGATCAAGATCGCCGGCGGCTCCAACGCCGAAGGCGTCCTCGCCACCATGACCCAGACGCCGGACACCATCAAGGGCGCCGAGTCCTGGATTGCGGACTACACCAAGAAGTTCGGCAGCGCCCCCGGCCCGTACTCCACCCAGTCCTACGACGCCGTCCGACTGGCAGCCGAGGCCATCACGAAGGCCGGCAGCACCGACGGCACCAAGGTCATCGCCGCGCTTGAAGCCATTGACGGCTTTGAACTGTTCTCCGGACCGTTGAAGTTCACGCCGGAACACACGCTGTCCAGCGGCGGATTCCAGATCCTCGTGGTCCAGGACGGCAAGTTTGTCCTCAAGGACGCCCTGAGCTGA
- a CDS encoding YbhB/YbcL family Raf kinase inhibitor-like protein, translated as MFDYDPYSFLTPVPEFEVRSDSFTDGATFAPAQVHAGAHPGGRDLSPQLSWTGFPEGTRSFAVTVYDPDAPTASGYWHWAVANIPASVTALAEGAGTPSSPLLPSGALTLKNDGGFPGYMGSAPPLGHGPHRYMVVHAVDIESLDVGADPTPATLGFNLHFHTLARARITGPYEV; from the coding sequence ATGTTTGATTACGATCCCTATTCCTTCCTGACGCCCGTGCCGGAGTTTGAGGTGCGCAGCGACTCGTTCACGGATGGGGCCACCTTCGCCCCTGCCCAGGTCCACGCGGGCGCCCACCCCGGCGGCCGGGACCTTTCACCGCAGCTGTCCTGGACAGGCTTCCCGGAAGGCACGCGCAGCTTCGCCGTCACCGTCTATGACCCCGACGCGCCCACCGCCAGCGGCTACTGGCACTGGGCCGTGGCAAACATCCCGGCTTCTGTGACGGCGCTGGCGGAGGGAGCCGGCACGCCCAGTTCGCCGCTGCTGCCGTCGGGTGCGCTGACCCTGAAGAACGACGGCGGGTTCCCCGGCTACATGGGCTCGGCACCTCCGCTGGGCCACGGTCCGCACCGATACATGGTGGTGCATGCCGTCGACATTGAGTCGCTGGATGTCGGTGCGGACCCAACACCCGCGACGCTGGGGTTCAACCTGCACTTTCACACCCTGGCCAGGGCGCGGATCACGGGGCCGTACGAGGTGTAG
- a CDS encoding ISL3 family transposase, whose protein sequence is MFNATLQCPDLTTFCRLDRLGLEATGQFLAPDRAVIACRVVATDEWCRKCGGQGIPRDTVTRELGHEPFGWRPTTLLVRIRRYRCTGCGHVWRQDTTQAAEPRSKLSRRGLVWALEGIVCQHLTVARVAEGLGVSWNTANKAVLAEGRRVLINDPTRFDGVKIIGVDEHVWRHTRHGDKYVTVIIDLTPVRDKKGPSRLLDMVEGRSKQVFATWLKERPQAWRDGVEVVAMDGFSGFKSAAAEELPAAVAVMDPFHVVRLAGDALDDCRRRVQQATCGHRGRAGDPLYKARLTLHTGEGLLTEKQQKRIADLFAEEKHVEVEATWGAYQRMIAAYRAEDPAQGKKLMQALIDSLSSGVPAALKELKKMGRTLKRRATDILAYFDRPGTSNGPTEAINGRLEHLRGSALGFRNLTNYVARSLLESGGFRPKLHSQF, encoded by the coding sequence GTGTTCAACGCTACTCTTCAATGCCCTGACCTGACTACTTTCTGCCGCCTTGACAGGCTTGGTCTGGAAGCGACCGGGCAGTTCCTTGCTCCTGATCGTGCTGTGATTGCCTGTCGGGTGGTGGCCACGGATGAATGGTGCCGTAAGTGTGGCGGCCAAGGTATCCCGCGGGATACAGTGACCCGGGAACTCGGCCATGAACCCTTCGGCTGGCGGCCGACGACGTTGCTGGTCCGGATCCGCCGCTATCGGTGTACCGGGTGCGGTCATGTCTGGCGGCAAGACACCACCCAGGCGGCCGAACCACGGTCAAAGCTTTCCCGTCGCGGCCTGGTGTGGGCGTTGGAAGGCATCGTGTGCCAGCACCTCACCGTCGCTCGCGTCGCCGAGGGGCTGGGCGTGTCCTGGAATACCGCGAACAAGGCCGTGTTGGCCGAAGGACGGCGGGTGCTAATCAATGACCCCACACGCTTCGACGGAGTAAAGATCATCGGTGTTGACGAGCACGTGTGGCGCCACACCAGGCATGGAGACAAATACGTCACCGTCATCATCGACCTCACCCCGGTCCGCGACAAAAAGGGCCCCTCCAGGCTGCTGGATATGGTTGAGGGCCGTTCCAAACAGGTCTTCGCTACCTGGTTGAAGGAACGCCCTCAAGCTTGGCGTGACGGGGTGGAAGTCGTGGCCATGGACGGGTTCTCCGGGTTCAAAAGCGCTGCCGCCGAAGAGCTGCCTGCCGCTGTTGCGGTGATGGATCCATTCCATGTCGTCCGTCTTGCCGGCGACGCGCTCGATGACTGCCGTCGCCGGGTGCAGCAGGCCACGTGTGGGCATCGGGGACGAGCCGGGGATCCGCTCTACAAAGCCCGGCTGACGCTGCATACCGGTGAAGGATTGCTGACCGAGAAACAACAAAAGCGAATCGCTGATCTCTTCGCCGAGGAGAAACATGTCGAAGTCGAAGCTACGTGGGGCGCCTATCAACGCATGATCGCCGCTTACCGGGCAGAAGACCCGGCCCAAGGTAAGAAGCTCATGCAAGCCCTCATTGATTCCCTCAGCAGCGGGGTCCCTGCAGCTCTGAAAGAACTGAAAAAGATGGGCCGAACACTCAAACGCAGGGCAACTGACATCCTCGCGTACTTCGACCGTCCGGGAACTTCTAACGGCCCAACTGAAGCAATTAATGGAAGATTGGAACACCTCCGAGGATCCGCCCTTGGCTTCCGCAACCTCACCAACTACGTCGCCAGATCACTGCTGGAATCCGGCGGCTTCAGACCGAAACTACACTCTCAATTCTGA
- a CDS encoding glycerate kinase has protein sequence MRILIAPDKFKGTLTGAEAAAAMAEGALRVYPDAVVTTLPIADGGEGTVEAAVAAGYTERLNAVVGPIIKPVGAVWAFHEGSKVAVIETAQASGYLLSEPTVENSLRAHSYGCGQLIAAAMDAGATEIIIGLGGSAMSDGGTGALRALGLKLVDAQGNLVPLGGGSLVDVAAIDATGLDPRLAGVKLRMAVDVDNPLYGPDGAAHVFGPQKGADPDAVELLDAGLRNLASVVREATGVDIDQPGAGAAGGFPSTFTAYAGASVERGFDLVADLIDLDAHLDDADLVLTGEGSLDVQSLSGKGPLGVADAAHARGLPVVVVAGRITVTPEQLARHGVVSAVSATDVAGSPEAALANAARYTTLATSEALNGI, from the coding sequence ATGCGAATTCTCATTGCCCCCGACAAATTCAAGGGGACCCTCACCGGGGCGGAAGCCGCGGCTGCCATGGCCGAAGGCGCCCTGCGGGTCTACCCCGACGCCGTGGTGACCACCCTCCCCATCGCCGACGGCGGTGAAGGCACCGTCGAGGCTGCCGTCGCGGCCGGGTACACGGAGCGCCTGAACGCCGTGGTGGGCCCCATCATCAAGCCGGTCGGCGCCGTCTGGGCGTTTCATGAAGGCAGCAAGGTCGCTGTCATTGAAACCGCCCAGGCCAGCGGCTACCTGCTGAGCGAGCCCACCGTGGAAAACTCGCTGCGGGCACACTCCTACGGCTGCGGCCAGCTGATCGCCGCCGCCATGGACGCCGGCGCCACCGAAATCATCATCGGCCTGGGCGGTTCGGCCATGTCCGACGGCGGTACGGGCGCCCTGCGTGCCCTGGGCCTCAAGCTCGTGGACGCGCAGGGGAACCTGGTGCCGCTGGGCGGCGGCTCCCTCGTGGACGTCGCGGCGATTGACGCCACCGGACTGGACCCGCGGCTCGCTGGAGTGAAGCTGCGCATGGCCGTCGACGTGGACAACCCCCTCTACGGCCCGGACGGCGCTGCCCACGTGTTCGGCCCGCAAAAGGGTGCCGACCCGGACGCCGTCGAACTCCTCGATGCCGGCCTGCGCAACCTGGCCTCGGTGGTCCGCGAGGCCACGGGCGTTGACATCGACCAGCCCGGGGCGGGCGCCGCCGGCGGCTTCCCCTCAACGTTCACGGCCTACGCGGGCGCCTCCGTGGAGCGCGGCTTTGACCTGGTGGCCGACCTGATCGACCTGGACGCCCACCTGGACGACGCCGACCTGGTCCTCACCGGGGAAGGCTCCCTGGACGTGCAGTCCCTGTCCGGGAAGGGCCCCCTCGGCGTGGCCGACGCCGCCCACGCAAGGGGGCTGCCCGTCGTCGTGGTGGCCGGGCGGATCACTGTGACGCCGGAGCAGCTGGCGCGGCACGGCGTGGTGTCGGCGGTGAGCGCCACCGACGTGGCCGGCTCGCCAGAGGCGGCGCTCGCCAACGCGGCCCGCTACACCACGCTCGCCACCTCGGAGGCGCTCAACGGCATCTGA
- a CDS encoding PfkB family carbohydrate kinase, which produces MLTVIGEALIDEVVQDGKAPVPHVGGSPMNVAVGLARLGHPVQFLGRFGKDAYGDMVAGHLRGNDVLVPLSPDSHPTSVARAVLDATGAASYEFALDWSLPELSGADGAPHFMLAATTMLHTGSIATMLAPGAQQVLNAVMGVHPRATIAFDPNCRPTIITDVDYAREQAEKFVVLADVVKASDEDLEWLYPGVDPKESARKWLAMGGAEGPAVVVVTQGGGGPWAVCAAGEASCEVPKVQVVDTVGAGDSFMAALLSTLVDRELDGAQRRPELRAMSRETLAEIIAYAARAAAVTVSRAGANPPSRAELQK; this is translated from the coding sequence ATGTTGACTGTTATTGGCGAAGCCCTGATCGATGAAGTGGTGCAGGACGGCAAGGCGCCCGTCCCGCACGTGGGCGGCAGCCCCATGAACGTGGCCGTGGGCCTGGCCCGGCTGGGGCACCCGGTGCAGTTTTTGGGCCGGTTCGGCAAGGATGCGTACGGCGACATGGTGGCCGGGCACCTGCGCGGAAACGACGTGCTGGTGCCGCTGTCCCCGGATTCGCACCCCACCTCCGTCGCCCGTGCCGTCCTGGATGCCACCGGTGCGGCGAGCTACGAGTTTGCCCTCGATTGGTCGCTGCCGGAGCTGTCCGGGGCCGACGGCGCCCCGCATTTCATGCTGGCCGCCACCACGATGCTGCACACCGGATCCATTGCCACGATGCTGGCCCCCGGCGCGCAGCAGGTGCTGAACGCCGTCATGGGTGTCCACCCGCGGGCCACGATCGCCTTTGACCCCAACTGCCGCCCCACCATCATCACGGACGTCGACTACGCGCGGGAGCAGGCGGAGAAGTTCGTGGTGCTGGCCGACGTCGTCAAGGCCTCCGATGAGGACCTCGAGTGGCTGTACCCAGGCGTGGACCCCAAGGAATCCGCGCGCAAGTGGCTGGCCATGGGCGGCGCGGAAGGCCCCGCCGTCGTGGTTGTCACGCAGGGCGGCGGCGGGCCGTGGGCCGTGTGTGCCGCCGGTGAGGCATCCTGCGAGGTGCCGAAGGTGCAGGTGGTGGACACGGTGGGCGCCGGCGACTCCTTCATGGCTGCCCTGCTCTCCACACTGGTGGACCGCGAATTGGATGGCGCCCAGCGCCGGCCCGAGCTGCGCGCCATGAGCCGTGAGACCCTGGCCGAAATCATCGCCTACGCCGCCCGCGCCGCCGCCGTCACCGTCTCGCGCGCCGGGGCCAACCCGCCCAGCCGCGCCGAACTGCAAAAATAA
- a CDS encoding GTP pyrophosphokinase, with translation MSSNWERLDESLRPAVMASVADYERTRPALEKVTAEMESLVREVLAEAEDKPLFVTSRTKSVESFREKASRMVTEPDAEPALQFPDPLRNLTDMVGVRVITTLPGENAVAANLIKRQRSIFDCRGDTEKDIGSIESGTYGYSSRHLILRTIQNDVVRAYQSLLDPDTKPNGSYFFECQIRTIFAHAWSEIEHDIRFKSQDPRAWSPYFDRQFTATAAMLETVESAFSELHDRYETVTSYWDEDGEGNISLTPNRIKAVWQTLLPHVDRKADDDWGWAAELVAAHGLAKTMDLAALLQPEIISNVRKALDHRYSPGPDRLLDDLLLWQFGQNHIELTAEEAGSDQTPRRDSLVRRHQQMQRYRKSQGF, from the coding sequence ATGAGTAGTAATTGGGAACGGCTCGACGAATCACTGCGCCCTGCCGTCATGGCCTCGGTGGCGGACTATGAACGGACCCGCCCCGCCCTGGAAAAGGTCACCGCGGAGATGGAGTCGCTGGTCCGGGAGGTGCTGGCGGAGGCCGAGGACAAGCCGCTGTTTGTCACGAGCCGGACCAAGTCCGTGGAGTCCTTCCGCGAAAAGGCTTCCCGCATGGTGACCGAACCGGACGCCGAACCTGCCCTGCAGTTCCCGGATCCGCTGCGAAACTTGACGGACATGGTGGGCGTGCGGGTCATCACCACGCTTCCGGGCGAGAACGCTGTCGCCGCCAATCTGATCAAGCGCCAGCGCAGCATTTTCGACTGCCGCGGCGACACCGAGAAGGATATCGGCTCGATCGAGTCCGGCACGTACGGCTATTCCAGCCGCCACCTGATCCTGCGCACCATCCAGAACGATGTGGTGCGGGCCTACCAGTCGCTGCTTGATCCTGACACGAAGCCGAATGGCAGCTACTTCTTCGAGTGCCAGATCCGCACCATCTTCGCGCACGCCTGGAGCGAGATTGAACACGACATCCGCTTCAAGTCACAGGACCCCCGCGCCTGGAGCCCGTACTTTGACCGGCAGTTCACGGCCACTGCGGCCATGCTGGAGACGGTGGAGTCGGCGTTTTCGGAGCTGCATGACAGGTATGAGACGGTCACCAGCTATTGGGATGAGGACGGCGAGGGCAACATTTCCCTGACCCCCAACCGGATCAAGGCGGTGTGGCAGACCCTGCTCCCCCACGTTGACAGAAAGGCCGACGACGACTGGGGCTGGGCTGCCGAGCTGGTCGCCGCCCACGGGCTGGCCAAAACCATGGACCTTGCCGCGCTGCTGCAGCCGGAGATCATCTCCAATGTGCGCAAGGCCCTGGACCACCGCTACTCCCCCGGCCCGGACCGGCTGCTGGACGACCTGCTGCTGTGGCAGTTTGGCCAGAACCACATAGAGCTGACGGCCGAGGAGGCCGGCTCAGACCAGACCCCGCGCCGCGACAGCCTGGTCCGCAGGCACCAGCAGATGCAGCGCTACCGCAAGTCGCAGGGCTTTTAG
- a CDS encoding ABC transporter ATP-binding protein, with amino-acid sequence MMPLISVDGASSHVMLASGEQLTILDGIDFQVRAGQKVAILGRSGSGKTTLMTLLGMMNKPDSGTVEIAGQQSGQLSDTGLSRFRSANIGFVFQNYSLIPHLDVFHNVEMPLVYAKKFHRREYKARVRAALDAVGMMDRISEMPAKLSGGEQQRVAIARAIVTEPKVLLADEPTGALDTVTAEKILDLLCTIGGQEDSCLVVVTHDPEVARDLDVSYELTPGGLRPLAAAAEVAL; translated from the coding sequence ATGATGCCGCTCATTAGCGTCGACGGGGCTTCTTCCCATGTGATGCTGGCCTCGGGTGAGCAATTGACCATCCTTGACGGAATCGACTTTCAGGTCCGGGCGGGCCAGAAAGTCGCCATCTTAGGCCGCTCCGGCAGTGGAAAGACCACTCTCATGACGTTGCTGGGCATGATGAACAAACCCGACTCTGGGACAGTGGAAATTGCCGGACAGCAGTCAGGACAGCTCAGCGACACAGGACTTTCACGATTCCGCAGCGCCAACATTGGGTTTGTGTTTCAGAATTACTCGCTCATTCCGCACCTGGACGTGTTTCACAATGTTGAGATGCCGCTGGTGTACGCAAAAAAGTTCCATCGGCGGGAGTACAAGGCGCGTGTGCGTGCCGCACTGGATGCCGTGGGAATGATGGACAGGATCTCAGAAATGCCTGCCAAGCTCTCAGGCGGTGAACAGCAACGCGTTGCGATTGCCCGGGCCATAGTCACCGAACCAAAGGTTCTGCTGGCCGACGAACCAACCGGTGCGTTGGACACGGTGACGGCAGAAAAAATCCTGGACCTCCTGTGCACCATAGGTGGACAGGAAGACTCATGCCTGGTGGTGGTGACCCATGACCCCGAAGTGGCCCGTGACTTGGACGTCTCTTATGAACTGACACCCGGAGGCTTGCGTCCGCTGGCCGCAGCCGCGGAGGTGGCCCTTTGA
- a CDS encoding ABC transporter permease, with translation MADSLHYTRFAPQGDVRRADTVDQLEKSIGILSTVFLVAGVALLLVSGIGILNVGLASVRERARELVVRRAMGASKGHIFIQVMGGAVVVGLGVGALGTVLAVAATYALPGFLSANASIVQAPDFPWWACAVALGAALLTTIAGNLAPAVKATRLPVASALRE, from the coding sequence ATGGCAGACTCGCTCCACTACACGCGGTTTGCGCCCCAGGGCGACGTCCGGAGGGCAGACACTGTTGACCAGTTGGAGAAAAGCATCGGCATCCTTTCAACTGTCTTCCTTGTTGCCGGGGTGGCGCTGCTGCTGGTGTCCGGGATCGGCATCTTGAACGTGGGGCTTGCCTCCGTGAGGGAGCGGGCCCGGGAGCTTGTGGTCCGCCGCGCCATGGGTGCATCAAAGGGCCACATCTTCATCCAGGTCATGGGCGGTGCGGTTGTGGTGGGGCTCGGCGTGGGTGCCCTCGGCACCGTGCTGGCAGTGGCCGCCACGTATGCCCTGCCGGGGTTTTTGTCCGCAAACGCAAGCATCGTTCAGGCGCCGGATTTCCCGTGGTGGGCCTGCGCCGTCGCACTTGGTGCAGCGCTGCTGACCACCATTGCCGGCAACCTTGCCCCCGCCGTGAAGGCAACACGCCTGCCGGTCGCCTCGGCCCTTCGCGAATAA